Proteins encoded by one window of Salvia splendens isolate huo1 chromosome 7, SspV2, whole genome shotgun sequence:
- the LOC121741505 gene encoding GRF1-interacting factor 2-like, giving the protein MQQQAPQTMNQASPAAINVVSTEQIQKYLDENKNLIVAILENQNMGKIAECARYQAILQKNLMYLAAIADAQPPGSGIPSQLPNSLVATQGTGPGLQSHTPIMQQPGAPVAKSPFQLNALRPQDQQNQMLQFQQQLPAHFSLGGGPNGLQLPGQPGPSGSMGFPGSQSGMLEGVSGDNQGNSSFGPADGRE; this is encoded by the exons ATGCAGCAACAGGCGCCGCAGACAATGAATCAAGCTTCACCGGCGGCGATCAATGTCGTCTCCACCGAGCAGATTCAGAAG TATTTGGATGAGAACAAAAATCTTATTGTGGCGATACTGGAGAATCAGAATATGGGGAAAATAGCAGAGTGCGCTAG GTACCAAGCTATCCTTCAGAAGAATTTAATGTATTTAGCTGCTATTGCTGATGCGCAGCCTCCAGGATCCGGAATCCCTTCACAG CTTCCTAATAGTTTAGTGGCAACCCAAGGAACTGGTCCGGGTCTGCAAAGCCATACTCCAATAATGCAGCAACCCGGTGCTCCTGTTGCGAAGTCACCCTTTCAGCTCAATGCTCTCCGGCCTCAGGACCAGCAGAATCAGATGCTCCAGTTCCAGCAGCAACTTCCAGCCCATTTCAGTCTTGGAGGAGGGCCCAACGGCTTGCAACTACCTGGGCAGCCAGGTCCGAGCGGTTCAATGGGCTTTCCAGGAAGCCAGTCAGGCATGCTGGAGGGTGTCTCCGGTGATAACCAAGGAAACTCCAGTTTTGGACCTGCAGATGGCcgagaatga
- the LOC121742603 gene encoding probable leucine-rich repeat receptor-like protein kinase At5g63930, translated as MFIVILGYVLFLVPLPSASQPQAALQLLRFQDSLPEASKSLLQWNPTTSASAHCSWPGVSCYSNEKDFRVEKLELRGLGLTGVLEDSYSLLCGVSDLVLVDLSSNNFNGTVPTVLGNCSQIIDVNLNNNHLSGPIPPDVFKPGKLLALGLGGNKLSGTIPPEIGQCKRLEYLALNATSLSGEVPSELFSVLNLKYLYLDLNTFNGTLPEFPSRCPLVELVLLNNSLHGSLPPSISNCRNLRFLDASINKLGGVMEQDIFMGLMQLDELSLARNNFEGQIPMSVWSLRNITSLMLFGNKFNGSIPEDIRRCDKLTRLDLSENVLTGPIPASVSYLRNLRIMNLYKNRLSGPIPQGIGNCTSLTDVVLRENNISGILPPELCGLRSLEFLMLSHNHIEGPIPDCIGSLISLQVFSVYNNSMTGRVPPGITKLTNLTTLNLAVNNLDGVIPSDLGKNLVPGLDILDLTGNQFTGELPLAACSGNRLRRFTLGDNKFVGSFPTEIIKCKSLIRLSLDNNSLQGSIPNELENSSSIEYFNIRGNMFEGPIPTVFGSWSNLSTVDLSDNKFSGSIPKEFGGLQNLVEMNISSNRLTGEIPPELSRCPKIDKLDLSKNELEGGVPSEILSSSSLSIIQFQDNKLTGMIPNASVSSQKLQVLQLGDNLLEGHFPCSLNKDLNSLNLSSNKFSGEMPRCIGNLKKLEILDISSNDFSGEIPSEAKNMESLRFLNISYNQLTGQIPAAWAKPLEQPGTSDGNPRLCLASINGSNCRSHKKAHRGGLLAGIITGSFFLTACLLAAIYVLVTRFWNHTPSTPEQSLLHDQSSYEDLPDDLKFVDILRGTEGWSDKYVIGRGKHGTVYRAQSMKSKKHWAIKKVDLTEAKSNTEMRILNLVRHRNILRMGGYSIRSGYGYIVTEYMPEGTLYHLLHKRLPRVALTWGQRCRIALGIAQGLSYLHHDCVPPIIHRDIKSDNVLLDSEFEPKIGDFGTAKLDSDVDEDETDSTIVGTLGYIAPENAYSSKLTDKCDVYSYGVILLELLYRKLPVDPSFDEGLDIVSWVRTTLHGYSHHVGFLDEEIMHWEREDQQEVMEMVDLALKCIEMVPDIRPSMRDVVSSLLKFQKKN; from the exons ATGTTTATTGTGATTCTTGGTTATGTTCTGTTTCTTGTCCCACTCCCATCTGCTTCGCAGCCTCAAGCTGCGCTGCAGCTTCTCCGGTTCCAAGACAGTCTGCCGGAGGCCTCGAAGTCTCTCCTGCAATGGAACCCGACCACCTCAGCTTCTGCTCACTGCAGCTGGCCTGGTGTTTCTTGCTACTCAAATGAAAAAGATTTTCGAGTGGAAAAGTTGGAGCTGAGGGGGTTAGGGCTCACTGGGGTTCTAGAAGATTCGTATTCATTGTTGTGTGGGGTTTCTGATCTGGTCCTTGTTGATCTCAGCAGCAACAATTTCAATGGAACCGTTCCTACTGTGCTTGGAAACTGCAGTCAGATCATAGATGTTAATCTCAACAACAATCACCTGTCAGGACCAATTCCTCCTGATGTTTTCAAGCCAGGCAAGCTTCTGGCGCTTGGCTTGGGCGGGAACAAGCTATCTGGCACGATTCCACCCGAGATAGGCCAATGCAAACGTCTTGAATATCTTGCGTTGAACGCGACCTCATTGAGCGGTGAAGTTCCTAGTGAGCTGTTTTCAGTTCTGAATTTGAAGTATCTCTATTTGGATTTGAATACATTCAATGGTACGTTACCTGAATTTCCATCAAGATGCCCACTTGTTGAACTGGTTCTGCTAAACAATTCATTACATGGCTCCTTGCCACCGTCCATAAGCAACTGTCGGAATCTCCGATTCCTGGATGCATCTATTAACAAGCTTGGAGGAGTAATGGAGCAGGATATCTTCATGGGGCTGATGCAACTTGACGAACTGTCCCTTGCTCGAAACAACTTTGAAGGGCAAATTCCTATGTCCGTCTGGAGTCTCAGGAATATAACGAGCCTCATGCTTTTTGGAAACAAGTTCAATGGGAGCATTCCTGAAGATATCAGACGATGTGATAAGCTTACTCGCCTCGACTTATCAGAAAACGTCTTGACTGGTCCTATTCCAGCTTCAGTTTCTTATCTCAGGAATTTGCGGATCATGAATCTCTATAAAAATAGGCTCAGTGGTCCTATACCTCAGGGAATTGGAAACTGCACTTCTCTAACAGATGTTGTTTTGCGCGAAAACAACATCAGTGGAATTCTTCCTCCCGAGTTATGTGGTCTCCGGAGTTTGGAGTTTCTCATGCTGAGTCACAATCATATTGAGGGTCCTATACCGGATTGTATAGGAAGTTTGATCTCTCTTCAAGTGTTCAGCGTTTACAATAATAGCATGACAGGCAGAGTACCACCTGGTATTACCAAGTTGACCAACCTTACAACTCTTAATTTGGCTGTAAATAACTTAGATGGGGTGATTCCATCAGATCTGGGCAAGAATCTCGTCCCTGGTTTGGATATCTTGGATCTTACAGGAAATCAGTTCACGGGAGAACTTCCACTCGCTGCATGTTCTGGCAACCGTCTTCGACGTTTCACCCTTGGCGACAACAAATTTGTAGGCAGTTTCCCCACAGAAATCATCAAATGTAAGTCTCTAATTAGATTGTCTCTTGACAACAATAGCTTGCAAGGAAGCATACCGAATGAGCTGGAAAATTCATCCAgcattgaatattttaatattcgAGGAAACATGTTTGAAGGACCTATCCCAACAGTCTTTGGTTCCTGGAGCAATCTCTCAACTGTTGATCTTTCAGACAATAAGTTTTCAGGCTCAATACCTAAGGAATTTGGGGGACTTCAAAATCTGGTAGAAATGAATATTTCTTCAAACAGATTGACAGGGGAAATTCCACCCGAGCTGAGTCGTTGTCCAAAAATAGACAAACTAGACCTCAGCAAGAATGAACTTGAGGGAGGCGTCCCGTCTGAGAtcctttcttcatcatcacTGTCAATCATTCAGTTTCAAGACAACAAATTGACAGGCATGATCCCCAATGCTTCTGTGAGTAGCCAAAAACTTCAAGTGCTGCAGCTTGGGGACAATTTGCTTGAGGGTCACTTTCCTTGCAGTCTGAATAAAGATCTTAATAGTTTGAACCTCAGTAGTAACAAGTTTTCTGGAGAAATGCCCAGATGCATTGGCAATCTCAAAAAGTTGGAGATTCTTGATATCTCAAGCAATGATTTCTCAGGCGAGATACCATCAGAGGCAAAAAATATGGAATCACTTCGATTTCTGAACATATCATATAATCAACTCACAGGCCAAATTCCTGCTGCTTGGGCAAAGCCATTGGAGCAACCCGGAACATCTGACGGAAATCCTAGACTCTGCCTAGCATCCATAAATGGCAGCAACTGCAGAAGTCACAAGAAAGCACATCGAGGAGGCCTCCTTGCTGGTATAATAACCGGATCATTTTTCTTGACAGCATGCCTTCTTGCTGCCATATACGTGTTAGTAACTCGTTTTTGGAACCATACCCCATCAACTCCTGAACAGTCGCTGTTGCACGATCAATCAAGCTACGAAGACTTACCAGATGATCTGAAATTTGTTGACATTCTTCGTGGAACCGAAGGTTGGAGTGATAAATATGTGATTGGAAGAGGCAAGCATGGAACTGTTTATAGAGCACAATCGATGAAATCAAAAAAGCACTGGGCAATTAAGAAGGTGGATCTAACTGAGGCAAAATCCAACACGGAGATGAGAATTTTGAACCTAGTCAGGCATAGAAATATACTTAGAATGGGAGGATACAGCATCAGGAGTGGATATGGATACATAGTTACAGAATACATGCCTGAAGGTACTCTTTATCATCTGCtgcacaagaggttgcctcgcgTAGCTTTGACCTGGGGGCAACGATGCCGTATTGCTCTTGGAATAGCTCAAGGTTTGTCGTATCTTCACCATGATTGTGTGCCTCCGATCATTCACAGAGATATCAAATCAGACAATGTACTGCTGGACTCTGAATTTGAACCGAAGATTGGAGATTTTGGGACAGCGAAACTGGATTCAGATGTTGATGAAGACGAAACAGATTCTACAATTGTTGGAACACTTGGCTATATAGCACCAG AGAATGCATACTCATCAAAGTTGACGGATAAATGTGATGTATACAGCTATGGGGTAATTCTGCTGGAGCTTCTTTACAGAAAATTACCTGTGGATCCCAGCTTTGATGAGGGCTTAGATATTGTCTCCTGGGTAAGGACGACACTACATGGTTACAGCCATCACGTCGGTTTCTTAGATGAAGAAATCATGCACTGGGAGAGAGAGGACCAGCAAGAAGTAATGGAGATGGTGGATCTTGCTTTAAAATGCATTGAAATGGTTCCAGATATCAGGCCCTCAATGAGAGATGTAGTGAGTTCTCTgcttaaatttcaaaaaaaaaattga